The sequence below is a genomic window from Bacteroidales bacterium.
ATTGTGATCAACGGGAAGCTGTACAGGGGAAATACCGGCACGGCCGGCGAATTCGGCCATACCATTGTGGATCCCGGCAGTGAGCTGGTATGCAGTTGCGGAAACCGGGGCTGTGTCATGGCCCTGGCCTGTGGAATGGCTCTTCCCTATATGTTTGAAAAAAAGCTGAAAGAAGGCAAAGTGACTTACCTGAAGATGCCTCCCAACTTTAAACTCTCAAAAATAAACGGGCAGACCCTGAAAAAGGGGCTGGACATGGATGACCCCCTCTCCAGGGAAGTGATTTCGGACAGTGCCTACTACGTGGGCATCGGACTCTACAACCTGTTCCAGGTCCTCAATCCGTCCCTGATTGTACTGGGCGGGGGACTGACCAACTGGGGGCAGTTCTACCTGGATAAGATTAAGGAGACTTTCTATGAACTGGCCCGCGATATGATCTTTGATCCCATTGAGATCGTACTTTCGGATATTGTCGGCGATGCCGGAGTGATTGGTGCCGCTGCTCTAAGCCTGGAATAAAATGCTGAATGA
It includes:
- a CDS encoding ROK family protein yields the protein MPGVLCGVDIGGTKCSIALIEEKGRILDKIYTCAHVEQDEEGMVSLIAGQVKEIMKRNHLNQNDLLAIGVGCAGHIRYSDGVIITTSNLKGFKNYPLRAKLQAHFDIPVILDNDANAQAFGEYKFGAGQGYNDMIFVTISTGIGAGIVINGKLYRGNTGTAGEFGHTIVDPGSELVCSCGNRGCVMALACGMALPYMFEKKLKEGKVTYLKMPPNFKLSKINGQTLKKGLDMDDPLSREVISDSAYYVGIGLYNLFQVLNPSLIVLGGGLTNWGQFYLDKIKETFYELARDMIFDPIEIVLSDIVGDAGVIGAAALSLE